A single Mus caroli chromosome 15, CAROLI_EIJ_v1.1, whole genome shotgun sequence DNA region contains:
- the LOC110310782 gene encoding endogenous retrovirus group K member 19 Pro protein-like — protein MEDCPMYKLEVQEVSIWGLLDSGADHSIRKEADWPKRWPLQTSAQTLRGLGFAQDPRCSASVLRWKDEKGHRGSFQPFVLQIPVSFWRRDVMTKMGVKMVSEKTYSLQVKLSWTG, from the coding sequence ATGGAGGATTGCCCTATGTATAAACTTGAAGTTCAGGAGGTGTCTATATGGGGCTTACTTGATTCAGGGGCtgatcacagcattagaaaagaaGCAGATTGGCCAAAACGTTGGCCCCTTCAGACCTCTGCTCAAACTCTTCGAGGTCTTGGATTTGCACAAGACCCCAGATGCAGTGCTAGTGTACTCCGTTGGAAGGATGAGAAGGGGCATAGGGGCAGTTTTCAGCCATTTGTTCTTCAAATCCCTGTTTCATTTTGGAGAAGAGATGTTATGACCAAGATGGGTGTAAAAATGGTTTCAGAAAAGACTTATAGTTTGCAAGTCAAGCTATCATGGACGGGATGA